The Cucurbita pepo subsp. pepo cultivar mu-cu-16 unplaced genomic scaffold, ASM280686v2 Cp4.1_scaffold001783, whole genome shotgun sequence genome contains the following window.
GGAGCAAGATCCATCGCACTCACACacacaaacagaaattaaataaagagataCCAAAATTTACGTGGTTCGGGAGAAAGTACCTTTTAATAGCTCCATGGCCACGGCTTCCTACTACAAGCACTGAAGCCCGGTGCTTATTAGCCGCCTCGCACAGTACATACCTTGCATCTCCTTCTTCAACCTCGAATTCACCATCAAAAACCTGCAATTCAACTCCATTGCTATTGCTCTCTGTTCTTTACAGATTCTTAAATCGATCTACAGGATTTCTACTTTCTCGATTTACGATTTACAATTGGATCGCATTTGAGAATCATCGCAAGTTCGTATCCATTTAATCCGAGATTCAAAGAATGAGATAAGGTAAATCGAGAAATCTAAACTCCACTGTTACCGATTTCGCAGCGCAAATTTCTCTGGCAAGTTCGATAGTTCTCGCAGCTTTTCTCTTCAAATCATCATCCAGAGCTTGGTAGGTTTCAACCGATCCTGCAATTCCTGATTGTAGACTCTGAGTTCATTAGTCGTCTCTTTAAAAACTCGATTATAGATTTGGAACCATTTCTGTTTGATAGTAAATAGCAGAGAGAAGGAGGATCGATCTTACTTCCTGGTCCGGAGACGCCGACGAAGACGTCGGGAGATGGTTTGACATGAACAACGACGAGCTTAAACGGTTGTAATCGTCCTG
Protein-coding sequences here:
- the LOC111786496 gene encoding uncharacterized protein LOC111786496; this encodes MAVEAAKPVMVIGIDDSEHAVAALEWTLDKIFSRTGRLQPFKLVVVHVKPSPDVFVGVSGPGRIAGSVETYQALDDDLKRKAARTIELAREICAAKSVFDGEFEVEEGDARYVLCEAANKHRASVLVVGSRGHGAIKSALMGSVSDYCAHQAPCSVMIVKMKERSNKNSA